From a region of the Methanolinea sp. genome:
- a CDS encoding 1-(5-phosphoribosyl)-5-[(5-phosphoribosylamino)methylideneamino]imidazole-4-carboxamide isomerase, with protein sequence MYVFPAVDILRGRCVQLVQGKRETATDFGTPAACGRRWMLEGARHLHVINLDGAFGDSRCNAEVLREMIKELGIPVQLGGGIRSFEDAVGWLDLGVERVIIGTGAVREPDLIARLADTFGSKRVMAGVDARQGKIAVEGWEKTAGDYIDWAKRFEEQGAGFLLYTNVDVEGRQEGISPSPVSRLISSVSIPVVVAGGITSPGDIKALKVIGAHGIVLGSALYSGKLSLCAALEAADEDR encoded by the coding sequence ATGTACGTCTTTCCTGCCGTTGATATCCTCCGTGGCCGCTGTGTCCAGCTGGTCCAGGGAAAGAGGGAAACGGCAACAGATTTCGGGACGCCGGCTGCTTGTGGCCGTCGGTGGATGCTGGAGGGCGCCCGGCACCTCCATGTCATCAACCTCGATGGGGCGTTCGGTGATTCCCGGTGCAATGCCGAAGTGCTCCGGGAGATGATTAAAGAGCTGGGGATCCCTGTCCAGCTGGGAGGAGGTATCCGGTCGTTCGAGGATGCGGTCGGATGGCTCGACCTCGGTGTAGAGCGGGTCATCATCGGTACGGGTGCCGTCAGGGAACCGGACCTGATTGCGCGGCTTGCCGATACCTTCGGCAGTAAGAGGGTTATGGCCGGAGTCGATGCACGCCAGGGAAAGATCGCGGTGGAGGGATGGGAAAAGACCGCCGGCGACTACATTGACTGGGCAAAACGCTTCGAGGAGCAGGGAGCAGGCTTCCTCCTCTATACCAATGTCGATGTTGAAGGGCGACAGGAAGGGATATCTCCTTCTCCCGTTTCCCGGCTGATCAGTTCGGTCTCGATACCCGTTGTCGTTGCAGGGGGGATCACCTCGCCCGGTGATATCAAAGCATTAAAAGTAATAGGCGCCCATGGAATAGTACTGGGCTCTGCGCTCTACTCGGGAAAGCTCTCCCTGTGCGCCGCCTTGGAGGCAGCAGATGAGGATCGGTGA
- a CDS encoding ATP phosphoribosyltransferase: MAKSELSEVPGSPGNGSFEPLVRLAIPNKGRIAGPILDLMEKSGLHLLDQGDRRLISRTPDPHIEVLFARPIDIPEYVANGAADLGITGRDMVREREVDVEELLDLRTGKATLVLAVRDESPIRAPGELTGAKIATEFPRIAARYFSGLNIPVIIVPVGGACEVTPHLGIADAILDLTSSGETLRSNRLRVVAEVLTTSTILIANRNAYRNKREKADEIVLALESVLRARGQCYLMMNAQRSCLDEIRNLLPGLSGPTVMDVASREDLVAVHAVVGEERVYGLINRLKRAGARDILVISIERIIP; this comes from the coding sequence GTGGCGAAGTCCGAACTTTCTGAAGTACCCGGTTCCCCTGGGAATGGATCTTTCGAACCGCTCGTCAGGCTTGCCATTCCCAACAAGGGACGGATTGCCGGCCCCATCCTCGACCTGATGGAAAAGAGCGGCCTCCATCTCCTCGACCAGGGGGATCGGCGCCTGATATCGCGGACCCCAGATCCACATATCGAAGTGCTGTTTGCCCGCCCTATCGATATCCCCGAATACGTGGCAAACGGTGCTGCCGATCTCGGGATAACCGGCCGGGACATGGTGCGCGAACGGGAGGTGGATGTCGAGGAACTTCTGGATCTCCGCACTGGGAAGGCTACCCTCGTGCTTGCCGTGCGGGACGAGTCCCCGATCAGGGCGCCAGGAGAACTTACGGGGGCAAAGATTGCAACCGAGTTCCCCCGGATTGCGGCCCGGTATTTCTCCGGGCTGAATATCCCGGTCATAATCGTTCCGGTCGGCGGTGCCTGCGAGGTTACCCCCCATCTTGGCATTGCCGATGCCATCCTTGATCTGACGAGCTCGGGAGAGACTCTCAGGTCAAACCGGCTCAGAGTGGTGGCTGAAGTTCTCACCACCAGCACCATCCTGATCGCGAACCGGAATGCATACCGAAACAAGAGAGAAAAGGCCGATGAGATTGTGCTTGCCCTTGAAAGTGTTCTCCGGGCCAGGGGCCAGTGTTACCTGATGATGAACGCGCAGCGATCCTGCCTCGATGAGATCAGGAACCTGCTCCCCGGTCTCTCCGGCCCGACGGTCATGGATGTTGCCTCACGCGAAGACCTGGTGGCCGTCCATGCTGTTGTGGGCGAAGAACGGGTCTATGGTCTCATCAACCGCCTGAAACGCGCCGGTGCCCGCGACATCCTGGTCATCTCTATCGAACGGATCATCCCCTGA
- a CDS encoding 2-oxoacid:ferredoxin oxidoreductase subunit gamma translates to MRTEIRFSGFGGQGIILAAVIVGRAAVMYDAKYAVQTQVYGPEARGGASMSAVIIDDEPVLFPKVTSPDVYVIMSQEGFEKYGVSAGERAIMLVDSSLVHTRPTCRCFDIPATKVAREALGREIVANIIMIGALVAATGVVSREAIEKAILDSVPKGTEELNLKAMKKGFELAQQVECE, encoded by the coding sequence ATGAGAACTGAGATCAGGTTCTCCGGTTTCGGAGGCCAGGGTATCATCCTCGCTGCGGTCATCGTTGGCCGGGCTGCGGTGATGTACGATGCCAAATACGCTGTCCAGACCCAGGTGTACGGCCCTGAAGCACGGGGCGGAGCATCGATGAGTGCAGTCATAATTGACGATGAGCCGGTGCTCTTCCCCAAGGTAACCTCCCCTGACGTATACGTGATCATGTCCCAGGAAGGGTTCGAGAAGTACGGCGTTTCGGCAGGTGAACGGGCGATCATGCTGGTGGATTCAAGCCTGGTACATACCCGTCCGACCTGCCGCTGTTTCGACATTCCTGCCACCAAGGTTGCACGTGAAGCCCTTGGCAGGGAAATCGTGGCCAATATCATCATGATTGGGGCGCTGGTTGCGGCTACCGGAGTTGTGAGCCGCGAGGCGATTGAGAAAGCCATACTCGACTCGGTACCAAAGGGAACTGAGGAACTGAACCTGAAAGCGATGAAAAAAGGATTTGAACTGGCCCAACAGGTGGAGTGCGAATGA
- the sucD gene encoding succinate--CoA ligase subunit alpha has protein sequence MIYGDKQTGIIVAGATGKQGAFHISLINDYARMVGGRGVVAGVSPGKGGQEVVGVPVFNSVRDALKEQDASAAIIFVPASAAGDSIMEAASAGLSLVVAITEHIPVHDSMRAISFAKLNDCTVIGPNCPGLLSPGEVKMGIMPFHLSSRGHIGVISRSGTLTYEIVDQLTRAGLGQSTIVGIGGDPVIGQTFTDVLKKFEEDEQTRAVVLIGEVGGSLEEEGASSTDLPIAAYIAGISAPPEKRMGHAGAIIEGGEGDARSKIERLTAMGVPVASRPSEIPALIRKLI, from the coding sequence ATGATTTACGGCGACAAGCAGACGGGCATCATCGTGGCCGGGGCGACCGGGAAACAGGGTGCGTTTCATATCTCCCTCATCAACGATTATGCACGGATGGTTGGCGGCAGGGGGGTTGTCGCGGGCGTGTCTCCCGGAAAAGGAGGCCAGGAAGTCGTCGGTGTCCCGGTCTTCAACTCTGTCCGTGACGCCCTCAAAGAACAGGATGCGTCGGCTGCAATCATTTTCGTACCCGCCTCTGCTGCCGGAGACTCGATTATGGAGGCCGCCTCTGCCGGCCTTTCACTCGTTGTCGCCATTACCGAGCATATCCCGGTTCACGACAGCATGCGGGCCATCTCCTTTGCGAAGCTGAACGACTGCACTGTTATCGGTCCCAACTGCCCGGGGCTCCTCTCTCCCGGCGAGGTCAAGATGGGAATCATGCCGTTCCATCTTTCCTCCCGCGGACACATCGGGGTGATCTCCAGGAGTGGAACGTTGACGTATGAGATCGTCGACCAACTCACCCGGGCCGGGCTCGGGCAGAGCACCATCGTAGGAATCGGGGGAGACCCGGTTATCGGGCAGACCTTTACCGATGTGCTCAAAAAGTTTGAAGAAGATGAACAGACCCGTGCGGTGGTCCTGATTGGCGAGGTCGGCGGCTCTCTCGAAGAAGAGGGGGCCAGCTCGACGGATTTACCGATTGCAGCTTATATTGCCGGGATCTCAGCCCCGCCCGAAAAACGGATGGGACATGCCGGGGCAATCATCGAAGGCGGGGAAGGGGACGCAAGGTCGAAGATAGAGCGGCTCACGGCGATGGGGGTCCCGGTCGCCTCCCGTCCTTCAGAGATACCTGCCCTCATCAGAAAACTGATCTGA
- the mtxX gene encoding methanogenesis marker protein Mmp4/MtxX encodes MRTIGIGIAGDAEKVIRSIAGSLSGVALFAYIQDDTITLPPRSGIRIRTCKDPAGTLVADLVDGRIDAGVRGTLPANETLSALKAACGVQRLERAALLETAGGARFFLAPVGVDEGWEIGERIELARKAQAMAVRFGLPERIGVLSGGRSGDIGRHPAVDRSLADAELIARMTGGVHYQILIEDAVRDCGVIIAPDGISGNLIFRTLIFLGSGRGHGAPVLNIGKIFVDTSRATPDYANAIRLAYMLSK; translated from the coding sequence GTGAGGACTATCGGGATTGGAATTGCCGGAGATGCAGAGAAGGTTATCAGGAGTATCGCCGGATCTTTGAGCGGGGTTGCCCTTTTCGCCTACATACAGGACGATACGATCACCCTCCCCCCACGCTCCGGGATCAGAATCAGAACCTGCAAAGACCCCGCCGGTACACTCGTTGCCGATCTCGTGGACGGGCGCATTGATGCCGGTGTCCGCGGGACTTTGCCGGCAAACGAGACACTCTCGGCATTGAAAGCTGCATGCGGAGTGCAGCGCCTTGAGCGGGCTGCGCTTCTGGAAACAGCCGGGGGTGCACGTTTTTTTCTCGCTCCGGTCGGTGTTGATGAGGGGTGGGAAATTGGTGAGCGGATCGAACTTGCCAGGAAAGCACAGGCGATGGCGGTGCGATTTGGTCTTCCGGAAAGGATTGGCGTCCTGTCTGGAGGGCGATCCGGGGATATCGGACGACACCCAGCCGTCGACCGGAGCCTTGCCGATGCAGAGCTCATCGCACGGATGACCGGAGGAGTCCACTACCAGATCCTCATCGAGGATGCGGTACGGGACTGCGGGGTCATCATTGCTCCTGACGGGATATCAGGAAATTTAATCTTCCGTACGCTCATCTTTCTGGGATCGGGTCGTGGGCATGGCGCACCGGTCCTTAATATCGGCAAGATTTTCGTGGACACCTCGCGCGCAACACCGGACTACGCAAATGCAATAAGGCTGGCATATATGCTTTCAAAATAG
- a CDS encoding methionine adenosyltransferase — MKRNIKVEALQQIPLEQQEIELVERKCIGHPDSLADGVAESISRALSQAYLEECGAVLHHNTDQGEIVAGESRPKYGGGKVIRPIYMLLDGRATKQFNGIHIPTDAIALEAARNYLRTTLTNLNLERDIIIDCRMGTGSTDLRDVFKPCQETTPRANDTSFGVGHAPFSETETIVREVSDFIDATLRPKVPAIGQDIKIMGLRDGKTITLTLACAIVDRYCSGLPEYLEYKEVLKEEAGRVAKMFTTRKVVIDVNTADDIDTGSVFLTVTGTSAEMGDDGSVGRGNRCNGLITPNRPMSMEATSGKNPINHIGKIYNLLSTELAQQCAREVEGIEEIYIRLLSQIGKPIDQPLVASVQVLMKPGSRLSAVKSDIEAILDTGLADITCMTEKIIRGEVRTF, encoded by the coding sequence ATGAAGCGGAATATCAAAGTGGAGGCCCTGCAGCAGATACCGCTCGAACAGCAGGAGATCGAGCTTGTCGAGCGAAAGTGTATCGGCCATCCTGACAGCCTTGCCGATGGTGTCGCAGAGTCGATCAGCCGTGCACTTTCACAGGCGTATCTTGAAGAGTGCGGGGCTGTACTCCACCACAACACCGACCAGGGAGAAATTGTCGCGGGAGAATCCCGTCCAAAATACGGGGGCGGAAAGGTAATCCGGCCGATATACATGCTTCTCGATGGCCGCGCCACGAAACAGTTCAATGGGATTCATATCCCGACCGATGCCATCGCCCTGGAGGCTGCCCGGAATTACCTCAGGACCACCCTCACCAACCTGAATCTTGAACGGGACATCATCATTGATTGCCGCATGGGAACGGGATCGACCGATCTAAGGGATGTATTTAAACCCTGCCAGGAAACCACGCCGCGGGCAAACGACACATCGTTTGGTGTCGGACACGCGCCGTTCTCTGAAACAGAAACCATCGTCCGCGAGGTGAGCGATTTTATCGATGCCACTCTTCGGCCGAAGGTTCCAGCCATCGGGCAGGATATCAAGATCATGGGGCTTCGGGACGGCAAGACCATCACCCTGACCCTTGCCTGTGCCATCGTCGACCGGTATTGTTCAGGTCTCCCAGAATATCTCGAGTACAAAGAAGTACTGAAAGAGGAGGCGGGAAGGGTGGCAAAGATGTTCACCACCAGGAAGGTGGTGATTGATGTCAATACCGCAGACGATATCGATACGGGAAGTGTGTTCCTGACCGTCACCGGGACCTCTGCAGAGATGGGAGATGACGGCTCAGTCGGGCGGGGCAACCGCTGTAACGGGTTGATCACCCCCAACCGCCCCATGAGCATGGAGGCAACGAGCGGGAAAAATCCCATCAACCATATCGGGAAGATATACAATCTTCTCTCCACAGAGCTTGCCCAGCAGTGCGCCAGGGAAGTCGAGGGCATCGAAGAGATTTACATCAGGCTCCTTTCGCAGATTGGGAAGCCCATCGACCAGCCTCTGGTTGCCAGCGTCCAGGTCCTCATGAAACCCGGTTCCAGACTCAGTGCGGTCAAAAGTGATATAGAAGCAATTCTTGATACAGGGCTTGCAGACATCACCTGCATGACCGAGAAGATCATCCGTGGCGAAGTCCGAACTTTCTGA
- the hisB gene encoding imidazoleglycerol-phosphate dehydratase HisB yields the protein MRIGEISRTTRETDISVWLALEGTGIAAINTSLPFLDHMLEAMTRHGRFDLTCTATGDLHVDAHHTVEDLGIVLGEAIRKAVGDGRGIRRFAHAIVPMDESLATVALDCGGRSYLVYQGCFSAKKIGGIENDVFEHFFHSLCTKAGLNAHILFHGRNDHHQCEAVFKAFGIALSGAVQIVEGISDIPSTKGVL from the coding sequence ATGAGGATCGGTGAAATTTCACGGACAACCAGGGAGACGGACATCTCGGTCTGGCTGGCTCTTGAAGGGACTGGGATCGCAGCCATAAACACCAGCCTTCCATTCCTCGATCACATGCTCGAAGCCATGACGCGGCATGGACGCTTTGATCTCACCTGCACTGCGACAGGAGACCTGCATGTTGATGCGCATCACACAGTGGAGGACTTGGGAATCGTGCTCGGTGAAGCCATCAGGAAGGCAGTGGGAGACGGAAGAGGTATCCGGCGGTTTGCTCATGCCATCGTGCCAATGGATGAATCCCTTGCAACCGTTGCCCTTGATTGCGGCGGGCGAAGTTATCTCGTCTATCAGGGCTGTTTCTCGGCAAAGAAAATCGGAGGCATTGAAAATGACGTCTTCGAACATTTCTTTCACAGCCTGTGCACGAAAGCCGGGCTGAATGCACACATCCTGTTCCATGGACGCAATGATCACCACCAGTGCGAAGCTGTCTTCAAAGCATTCGGGATCGCCCTCTCCGGGGCTGTCCAAATCGTTGAAGGAATAAGCGATATACCGAGCACAAAAGGAGTCCTTTAA
- a CDS encoding NFYB/HAP3 family transcription factor subunit: MADLPIAAVVRIAKKNGAERVGSDAAAALVAKAEDYIANLTKEANRLALHAGRKTIKEEDVELAAKSA; this comes from the coding sequence ATGGCAGATTTACCTATTGCTGCAGTTGTGAGAATTGCCAAGAAGAATGGTGCTGAAAGAGTCGGTTCCGATGCAGCTGCCGCCCTTGTGGCAAAGGCGGAAGACTACATTGCAAACCTAACCAAGGAAGCAAACAGGCTCGCACTCCACGCGGGCAGGAAGACAATCAAGGAAGAGGACGTAGAACTTGCGGCTAAGTCCGCATAA
- a CDS encoding 2-oxoacid:ferredoxin oxidoreductase subunit beta: protein MTFDEWLRADRLPHIYCAGCGNGTVINCTLSAVDQMGWKKDETVFVSGIGCSSRAPGYIVTDSLHTTHGRALAFATGIKMANPDLKVIVFTGDGDLAAIGGNHFIHACRRNIDLTVICMNNMIYGMTGGQGSPTTPFGALSTTTPYGSAEPAFDLCGLAAAAGANYVARYTSYHVRELLLAIRAGLANPGFSFIEALVQCPTNYGRRNKFRQVADQIEYFKSHALLVQKAERMRGEGKEIPDDMFIIGELARRNRPALGVRK from the coding sequence ATGACCTTTGACGAGTGGTTACGGGCTGATCGGCTTCCTCATATCTACTGTGCGGGATGCGGTAACGGGACCGTTATAAACTGCACGCTCTCCGCTGTTGACCAGATGGGCTGGAAAAAAGACGAGACCGTTTTTGTTTCCGGTATCGGGTGTTCGTCTCGGGCACCGGGATATATTGTCACCGATTCCCTGCACACCACGCACGGAAGGGCCCTCGCCTTCGCTACAGGGATCAAGATGGCGAACCCCGACCTCAAGGTCATCGTCTTCACCGGTGACGGGGATCTTGCCGCAATCGGGGGAAATCACTTCATCCACGCCTGCAGGAGGAATATCGATCTCACGGTCATCTGCATGAACAACATGATCTATGGTATGACCGGCGGCCAGGGAAGCCCTACCACACCGTTTGGGGCACTCTCCACCACCACACCATACGGATCTGCCGAGCCGGCCTTCGACCTGTGCGGCCTTGCTGCGGCAGCCGGTGCGAACTATGTCGCACGGTACACCTCCTACCATGTCAGAGAGCTCCTTCTCGCCATCAGGGCCGGTCTTGCGAATCCCGGCTTTTCCTTCATCGAAGCCCTGGTACAATGCCCGACAAATTACGGAAGAAGAAATAAATTCCGCCAGGTTGCAGACCAGATCGAATACTTCAAATCCCACGCTCTCCTGGTCCAGAAGGCGGAACGGATGCGCGGGGAGGGGAAGGAGATACCGGACGACATGTTCATCATCGGGGAGCTGGCCCGACGGAACCGTCCCGCGCTGGGGGTCCGGAAATGA
- a CDS encoding 4Fe-4S binding protein, producing the protein MRLVIDENRCKGCNLCTLVCPYRIFKPGTKANRRGVIVPELDRPERCANCRLQRLYGRTLCGMCQMICPDQAISWEEEGPCEPMKVAVEY; encoded by the coding sequence ATGAGACTGGTAATCGATGAGAACCGATGTAAAGGCTGCAACCTCTGCACCCTGGTCTGCCCCTACCGGATTTTCAAGCCCGGAACGAAAGCAAACCGGCGGGGAGTCATCGTCCCTGAACTGGACCGGCCCGAACGGTGTGCAAACTGCCGGCTGCAGCGCCTGTACGGACGGACGCTCTGTGGGATGTGCCAGATGATCTGCCCCGATCAGGCAATATCCTGGGAAGAGGAAGGCCCCTGTGAACCAATGAAGGTGGCGGTTGAATATTGA
- a CDS encoding 2-oxoacid:acceptor oxidoreductase subunit alpha: MQGNTACAEGALAAGCRFFGGYPITPSTEIAEHMAAKLPKMGGVFIQMEDEIAGIAAVIGASWTGARAMTATSGPGFSLMMENIGFAVMTETPCVVVNIQRGGPSTGQPTLAAQGDMFQCRFGSHGDYSVIALSPASVQEMYDLTAEAFNLADRFRIPVFVMADEIIGHMRERLLIPDMVVRKERKLLGKGNLPFRADDDLIPGFPAFGKGYGVHVTGLTHDERGYPCTTSPSVHESLVKRLVDKVESARDAIVSCDIVNPDARVVFISYGAPSRAVEQVLHDLHRDDIGHLRLKLVWPFAESMLSRFPNAETFIVPELNLGQMAREIERHTDRAVVPVPKLGGALHNPSDLVALVEELV; this comes from the coding sequence ATGCAGGGGAATACCGCCTGTGCAGAGGGAGCGCTCGCTGCGGGCTGCCGGTTCTTCGGTGGGTATCCCATCACCCCATCAACCGAGATTGCCGAGCATATGGCAGCGAAGCTCCCGAAGATGGGGGGGGTTTTCATCCAGATGGAAGATGAGATCGCGGGTATTGCAGCGGTCATAGGAGCTTCCTGGACCGGCGCACGGGCCATGACTGCAACCAGCGGACCCGGTTTCTCGCTGATGATGGAAAACATCGGTTTTGCGGTCATGACCGAGACCCCCTGCGTTGTGGTGAACATTCAGCGGGGAGGTCCTTCAACCGGGCAGCCTACCCTGGCTGCCCAGGGCGATATGTTCCAGTGCCGGTTTGGTTCTCACGGTGACTATAGCGTGATCGCCCTCTCTCCCGCCAGTGTGCAGGAAATGTATGACCTCACGGCAGAGGCATTCAACCTTGCAGACCGGTTCAGGATACCGGTCTTCGTGATGGCCGATGAAATCATCGGTCACATGAGGGAGAGGTTGTTGATACCCGATATGGTCGTCCGAAAAGAGCGAAAACTCCTGGGAAAGGGGAATCTTCCCTTCAGGGCCGATGACGACCTGATTCCCGGTTTTCCGGCGTTCGGAAAGGGATACGGCGTACATGTAACCGGGCTTACCCACGATGAACGGGGATATCCCTGCACAACGAGCCCATCCGTGCATGAATCCCTGGTAAAGCGCCTGGTGGACAAGGTGGAATCTGCCCGGGACGCCATCGTGTCCTGCGACATAGTCAATCCCGATGCACGGGTTGTGTTCATATCGTACGGAGCCCCATCTCGGGCAGTGGAACAGGTGCTCCATGATCTCCACCGCGATGATATCGGGCACCTCAGGCTGAAACTGGTCTGGCCGTTTGCCGAGTCGATGCTCTCCAGGTTCCCCAATGCAGAAACATTCATCGTACCAGAACTGAACCTGGGGCAGATGGCGCGGGAGATAGAGCGGCATACCGACCGGGCGGTTGTCCCTGTCCCAAAGCTTGGCGGTGCACTCCACAATCCGTCGGACCTGGTCGCTCTCGTGGAGGAGCTGGTATGA
- a CDS encoding HEAT repeat domain-containing protein yields the protein MPDSEPLFQDIYPLLTSSDREIRMMAITALGTSGDHRAVEPLFRACMDEDDLVKHAAYEALTVIAAKLR from the coding sequence ATGCCTGATTCGGAGCCCCTTTTTCAGGATATCTATCCTCTCCTGACATCTTCGGACAGGGAGATACGGATGATGGCGATAACCGCTCTCGGTACCTCCGGTGACCATCGCGCGGTGGAGCCGCTCTTCCGCGCCTGCATGGACGAGGATGACCTGGTGAAACATGCAGCCTATGAAGCCCTGACTGTAATTGCGGCAAAATTGCGATAA
- a CDS encoding zinc-ribbon domain-containing protein produces MTFVHIGREREPEAEEWVHLLAHAAPGTTESTVQGPAERAGKTASIPPETRALSDTIVLPYQADSRYGEQAYPAPSREITLAPAPSAPKPLPDGSPEQKETAVIMFCFHCGKKLPPMANFCPFCGTRVHTRHEDVPFQEGHIPPPPQRSREPEPEEPQKKRGWRRFFVRER; encoded by the coding sequence ATGACGTTCGTCCATATCGGCAGGGAACGTGAGCCGGAAGCTGAGGAGTGGGTGCATCTCCTGGCACATGCCGCGCCCGGAACAACCGAATCAACGGTGCAAGGACCGGCGGAACGGGCTGGAAAGACGGCATCAATCCCCCCTGAAACCCGTGCCCTGTCGGATACCATCGTTCTCCCATATCAAGCTGATTCCCGGTATGGCGAGCAGGCATATCCTGCCCCTTCCCGCGAGATAACGCTCGCACCGGCCCCGTCCGCCCCAAAACCATTGCCCGATGGATCACCGGAGCAAAAAGAGACGGCAGTAATCATGTTCTGCTTCCATTGCGGGAAAAAACTCCCGCCTATGGCAAATTTCTGTCCGTTTTGTGGGACAAGGGTGCATACCAGGCACGAGGATGTACCATTCCAGGAAGGTCATATCCCGCCCCCGCCCCAACGTTCTAGGGAGCCCGAACCTGAAGAACCCCAAAAAAAGCGAGGGTGGCGACGGTTTTTTGTCAGGGAACGGTAA
- a CDS encoding succinyl-CoA synthetase subunit beta, with the protein MKLLEYEAKAIFAEHGIPVPRGFIIRSPKEFTGVSNNLPSEFVLKAQVEVGGRGKAGGILMADRTNGEKIAGELFGKTIRGVPVREILIEERLAITHEYYASIAVDRSSKQALILFTESGGVDIETLARENPGAIRRSSIPLLLSRIPAFMLRNLLGSAPKELGPIIQNLYQVFLTRDALLAEINPLVTTPGGPVAADAKLIIDDNALGRQGITQNRDLTEREREAERHGFSYVELSGSIGVIGNGAGLTMATLDLIEYYHGKAANFLDVGGGADQDRVMHAVRLVASDPSVKVIVVNLLGGITRCDDVARGIINAGIRQPVIVRLAGTNEEEGRRILDGCGYWMLDSMEAAVRAAVEMVQ; encoded by the coding sequence ATGAAACTGCTGGAATACGAGGCAAAGGCAATCTTTGCAGAACATGGCATTCCGGTCCCCCGGGGATTTATTATTCGATCGCCCAAGGAATTTACCGGCGTTTCCAACAACCTTCCTTCCGAGTTTGTCCTGAAAGCACAGGTCGAAGTCGGGGGGCGCGGGAAAGCTGGGGGCATCCTCATGGCCGACCGGACAAACGGGGAGAAGATCGCCGGGGAACTTTTCGGAAAAACGATCCGGGGAGTCCCGGTCAGGGAGATCCTCATCGAGGAACGCCTGGCAATCACCCATGAGTACTATGCCAGCATTGCCGTTGACCGTTCATCAAAACAGGCGCTAATCCTCTTCACCGAGTCCGGCGGGGTGGATATCGAGACCCTGGCACGGGAGAATCCCGGTGCCATCAGGAGATCCTCCATACCCCTCCTGCTCTCCCGCATACCAGCGTTCATGCTGAGGAACCTCCTGGGATCCGCACCAAAAGAGCTCGGTCCGATCATCCAGAACCTCTACCAGGTATTTCTCACCCGGGACGCCCTTCTTGCAGAGATCAACCCCCTGGTTACCACTCCCGGGGGCCCTGTTGCTGCAGACGCCAAGCTGATCATCGATGACAATGCTCTCGGACGCCAGGGAATCACCCAGAACCGGGATCTGACCGAACGGGAGCGCGAGGCGGAGCGGCATGGGTTCTCATATGTGGAGCTTTCGGGATCTATCGGGGTCATCGGAAACGGTGCAGGACTGACCATGGCTACCCTCGACCTGATCGAATACTACCATGGGAAGGCCGCAAATTTCCTTGACGTTGGTGGCGGCGCGGACCAGGACCGGGTCATGCATGCTGTCCGCCTGGTCGCATCAGACCCCTCGGTCAAAGTGATCGTGGTCAACCTCCTGGGGGGCATCACCCGGTGCGACGATGTAGCGCGAGGCATCATAAATGCCGGGATCCGCCAGCCGGTGATTGTCCGGCTCGCCGGTACAAACGAAGAGGAAGGGCGAAGGATTCTTGACGGGTGCGGGTACTGGATGCTCGACAGCATGGAGGCAGCGGTGCGCGCTGCGGTGGAGATGGTGCAATGA